The following nucleotide sequence is from Arvicola amphibius chromosome 1, mArvAmp1.2, whole genome shotgun sequence.
tggtagagcatttgcctgcatGTCCAGGCCTTGTGTTTGATTCTAGCACTgcagggaaagaaaagggggagggggtaaTCAAACTTGCTCCCAAGGGGAACACTACATCTTCAGATAACTCTGTCAGACCCTCGTCACACCCAGGAGCGATATCCTAGTACATGCTTACCACTTCTCGCTCCCCAAACCATCTTGGATCCTTCAGCCTGACCTTGGCTGTGAAACCCTACTCCTACCTCTCCTGGTTGCAGCCTCTCTTCACTTTTCCACAGGGCTCACTGCTCACAGCTCGCCAGAATTAGCATATGCCATATTCCCAGCCCTTTGTTCCTGCTGCAGTAGGACGAGAAGACATGGAGAAGAGGCTGGGACACACCTGGAACTCTGGCATATTGTCATAAAATCCCTAACGCCTGGTCTGCCCTTCTGAGTACACGCTTGCACACAGTTTTGGCACATCCAGTGACATACATGCCAGAGACTCAGCTGACAGATGCAGTCAAGCATCTACCGATAGACACAGTTGCCAGGACTTTGTCCTTgtgcacacacctccacacacgcTCTTGGACCAGAACTGCTTCCCTTCCTCCgtcccctccacctcccatccGGTCTCTCAGCCTCACCCCCCTTCCTAGCCCAAGGTGGGGACAGACACCTGAGGGGCTGCCAACTGCTTCCCCACTCATCCTTTGTTGAGTTTGATGGGCCTGGGCTCATCCTCATACTTCTTGCCCATCCTGTCCACAGGGGACTCGTGGGGGATGTTAGCTTGCCTATGCACAGTGCTGTGGCACCTCCCTGCAGTGCCAGCTCTTAATCGCACAGGAGATCCAGGGCCTGGCCCCTCCATCCAGAAAACCTATGACCTCACCCGCTACCTGGAGCACCAACTCCGCAGCTTGGCTGGGACCTATGTGAGTATCCTTTCCCATGTCCGTTTACTTTGGGCACTGGATAAAGAGGGAACAGAGGCTTTTGGGAAGAGAGAGCATGGTGCAGGGGTCCTAGTGAATGATTGGGTGATGAGAGGCCCTTTGGGTCCACACGGTTTCTCCCATCTGGCCTATCTCCTGTCCTTCCCTCTCAGGTGCGCCCCCATCCTGGCCCCAGGACTAGGCATGTGGGCAGGCCTCGAACCCGCCTTGGCCCATTTCCCCActggctgccagcccagctgcctgCCTCCCCCTGGGGGCTGGGGAAGTCTCCTCTGTTTACACCGTGTTGTGGTGTCTCTTGCAAGGGCGGGGCTGGGTGGGGATGGAGGGCCCCACCTTCTGTGCTTGTGTTCCTGCTTGACTCTGCCCCCAGACCTGGGGCCCTGCTGTCCTAGACCCATGGGCCTCCCTCCGTCTGCCTCTCCCATCTTTCACAGGCCTCTTGGGGAGTGGGGGTCGTAGGAGAGGTCGACAAAGAATCCAGGGCAGTCACAGCAAGGGGTTTGGGGTATGGAGGGTGGTTATATCGTAAGAATTTGAGGGTAGTCCAGAGAGGTTCATAGAGcccaggagagaagggaagaggataGGAGGCGCTGAGGACCATGGGGAACAGGCCCCCTCTTCCCGTGTTCCTCTTCCATATCCCAGACCCTACTCCCGAgccagggaagaaaaggggaggagggtggCGGGGGAGCTGGCTCCAGCCCCAGGATACACCGAGGAAATTAGTTTGTCTCTGTGCTTGTCAGCGTGTGAACCTCCCCCTGGGCCCTTGCCCATCCCAGGCCTcgcccctcttctctccccctcccagaTGCACGTCTCCCACATCCCCTTCCCTGGGCCTCAGGCCGATCCCCTGAGGCATTGGCAAGGGCTTTGCCCTCTTCCTATGCTGTGCTGCCTTGCATGcccttcctcctgtcccctcttgAGAAGTCCTAGGTTTCTTCCTTTCACAGCTCTGCTCCTAGCGACTGATCCTCTTTTCTGGGGTGTTGGTGAGTATCCTACTATCCCTTGTCCCTTTTGCTTGAGGAACCGGGTCTGTCGAAGAGGAGTTTTGGTGCCACCCGACCCCTCGGCCTTTGATACAGATTCTCCTCTGGCTGGTTTCCTGCACAGAAAACCTCTGCTTGAGTCTGCTACCCTTTCTAATTCCCGACCCTTTCTCTCCGGACATCTTCTGCCAAATTTCTTGAAGGAGTCGTCTACaccctctgcctccacttcctctccACCCACTCATTCCTTAACCCCCTGCAATCTGGCTTCCAGGCCACAGCAACCGCCTCTCCCAGGTCACCAGGCATCTTCTCACCAAATCCGACAGCATTCTCTGCGGCTCTGCTGCCTGCGGAGCTCTGCTGCCTTCCTGAGCTCTTCCCTGGCCTGCACTCTCAGAGGTCAccttctgcctctccagcctggcctccagcttCCTCGGGGTCTTCTTCTTCTCTGCCTGCCCTGTGGTGGGCACTCTCCGCCCAGCCAATCAGCACATCCTTCCTGAGTGGCTCCTTCgtggttttctctttctgcacCTCTCCATAGGAGAGGCCATCACCCCACTGCTTCACCTGTCACCTCCATGCAAACGACACGCTTGCTGGAAAAGCTCAGGAGGTCTATGAAGAGGGCTACCATGTTTGGGAGGAGGTGTCTCTCTGGTGGCAGGCTGCCGAtctgccctcctccttccccatcacACTCTCCTTTTCACAGCTGAACTACCTGGGGCCCCCTTTCAACGAGCCTGACTTCAATCCTCCTCGGTTGGGGGCAGAGACCCTGCCCAGGGCCACTGTCAACTTGGAAGTGTGGCGAAGCCTCAATGACAAACTGCGGCTGACCCAGAACTATGAGGCCTACAGCCACCTCCTGTGTTATTTGCGCGGCCTCAACCGTCAAGCTGCCACAGCTGAGCTGCGGCGCAGTCTGGCCCATTTCTGTACCAGTCTTCAGGGCCTGCTGGGCAGCATTGCAGGGGTCATGGCAGCTCTTGGCTACCCACTGCCCCAGCCTCTGCCAGGGACTGAGCCAGCCTGGGCCCCTGGCCCTGCCCACAGTGACTTCCTCCAAAAGATGGATGACTTCTGGCTGCTGAAGGAGCTGCAGACCTGGCTGTGGCGCTCAGCCAAGGACTTCAACCGGCTTAAGAAGAAGATGCAGTCTCCGGCAGCTTCGGTCACCCTGCACTTGGAGGCCCATGGCTTCTGATCTCTGACCCTTAGCTCCCCCAGACCTTCTGCCCCAATCAGCTGTGCTTCCATTCTGGGGTGAAAAACCCTGCATACCAACATTTGTTGAGCCAGGAAACAGACAGTGGGAACTCTGTCCTCCTCTGCCTTGGGTGGGGAGTGTGAGCCCTGTCCCTTTACTAGCTCCTAGAGTCCTAGGGTCTCGGGAAAAGGTGGCACCATCCTGTTTCCACAGAGGTCATGCTTGAGGGAGTCAAATGGCTCAGGTGGGTATAAAGGTGCTCCCTGCTTTCTGCTCACCACTTGCCAGTGCCCACTCCGTTCCTCAGGTGGCACTTGCAGAAACACACCTGGAGGGCATGGGTGGGGCCACTGTAGCATGTGCCTTTCTGGGGTGAAGCCCCTtggcttccctccctctccttggaTGGGTGTTGCTCCCCTGCCCCAGTGACTACATATCCAGTTCAGGAAACAAGATGACCAGTCTCAAGAAGGGTGTGATAGGGAGTGAGGGTTAGGGTCTGTGCTGGAGGTGGCCTAGAAGCCAGAAGATGTAATACTAAGAGAG
It contains:
- the Clcf1 gene encoding cardiotrophin-like cytokine factor 1 gives rise to the protein MDLRAGDSWGMLACLCTVLWHLPAVPALNRTGDPGPGPSIQKTYDLTRYLEHQLRSLAGTYLNYLGPPFNEPDFNPPRLGAETLPRATVNLEVWRSLNDKLRLTQNYEAYSHLLCYLRGLNRQAATAELRRSLAHFCTSLQGLLGSIAGVMAALGYPLPQPLPGTEPAWAPGPAHSDFLQKMDDFWLLKELQTWLWRSAKDFNRLKKKMQSPAASVTLHLEAHGF